DNA sequence from the Myxococcus guangdongensis genome:
TCGCTGCGAGGCAAACCCGTGGTGCTCGCATTCTGGGCCCCGTGGTGCGGCGTGTGCGGCGCCGAGTCCTCCAACCTCTCCCAGCTTCGTCGCGTCGCCGGAGACTCCGCGCACGTCGTGTCCGTGGCCCTGGCCTACGAAGACGTGGCCGCCGTGCAGCGCTTCGCCGAGGAGCACACGGTGGACTACCCGGTGCTCCTCGGCGACGACTCGATACAGCAAGCGTGGCGGGTGAACATGTTCCCCACCGTGTTCTTCCTGTCCGCCGAGGGACGCATCGAGCGCTCCGTGGTGGGCTACACCACCCTGCTCGGCCTGTCCTGGCGGTGGATGTTGTAGAGTCCGGAGCACCTCTCGGAGCCAACGGATGGGAACGACCAAATCCGCAGATGAGTGAGCCGCGGCGACCCTGTTGCCGCGGCCCTCTGTCCCAAGCTCATCACGTTCCCGTGGAGAGGCAGATGGCCGCCCGCTGTTCCCCTTTTGTGCGGATGCCATCGTGTCTCACTCGAAAACCTTGTCGTGGACGTACTCCGTGCCAGCAGCGCTGTTGCTGATGGCCCCCTTCGACCTCCTGGCCTCGCTGGCCATGGACATCTACCTGCCCGTGGTTCCGGCCATGGTCGGAATCCTCCAGACGTCTCCCTCCATCATCCAGCTCACGCTCAGCCTCTACATGGCGGTGCTCGGGCTGGGCCAGGTGGTGTTCGGCCCCCTGTCGGACCGCATCGGTCGGCGGCGGGTGCTGTTGGGAGGCGCGCTGTTGTTCGCGGCCACCTCGTTCCTGCTCGCGGGCACCTCGGACGCGCTGACGTTCGTCGGCTTGCGGCTCCTGCAGGCCGTGGGCGCCTCCGCGGCGCTCGTCGCCACGTTCGCCACCGTCCGTGATGTCTACGCGGAGCGGCCGGAGAGCGCGGTCATCTACAGCCTGTTCAGCGCCATGTTGGCCTTCGTCCCCGCGCTGGGCCCCATCGTCGGGGCGCTGCTCGCGAGGCACTTCGGCTGGCGGGCCATCTTCATCACGCTCGGCGTCCTGGCGACGGCGGCCGTGCTGAACGCGTGGCCCCGGTGGCATGAGACCCACGCGGCGGACGGGCCACGTCCCTCCGT
Encoded proteins:
- a CDS encoding peroxiredoxin family protein, giving the protein MQTAGTGVLARGRAAWARARQRWWVRWGVDLVLLALVFTAVAAWQTRHLPGSGAPAPDFTLRTLSGETVSLASLRGKPVVLAFWAPWCGVCGAESSNLSQLRRVAGDSAHVVSVALAYEDVAAVQRFAEEHTVDYPVLLGDDSIQQAWRVNMFPTVFFLSAEGRIERSVVGYTTLLGLSWRWML
- the cml gene encoding CmlA/FloR family chloramphenicol efflux MFS transporter → MSWTYSVPAALLLMAPFDLLASLAMDIYLPVVPAMVGILQTSPSIIQLTLSLYMAVLGLGQVVFGPLSDRIGRRRVLLGGALLFAATSFLLAGTSDALTFVGLRLLQAVGASAALVATFATVRDVYAERPESAVIYSLFSAMLAFVPALGPIVGALLARHFGWRAIFITLGVLATAAVLNAWPRWHETHAADGPRPSVAFRPILRDAGFWTYTLGFSSAMGAFFVFFSTAPRVLIGQAGFTELGFSLAFATAALAMIATTRFARRFVAAWGLDGSLTRGMLLLLTGAALLAAGQLLAAPSFWTFVAPMWVIAAGIVFAASVTANGALQAFGAVAGTAVALYFCVQSLIVGTVGTLMVVLLDGDTAWPLVAYASLMATVTLSAQANLRRRRVHAT